A genomic window from Pseudomonadales bacterium includes:
- the selD gene encoding selenide, water dikinase SelD yields MSTVPALRDLVLVGGGHAHVEVLRRFGMRPQPGVRLTLISRETLTPYSGMLPGLIAGQYAHDDIHIDLVPLAAFAGARFIADELVALNLQTNRIELAAHPALRFDLLSLNTGAIPATTGAFGTRVKPIGRFLPELEQIRTAAAAGDTLAVVGGGAGGVELILALRQLLPRAVRLVLVTDRLLPGLPGRVVRRLSGILSSRGIEVLQGFRVIATSAARLEAEDGRSLEFDHLLWVTGVAAPGWARSAGLATDDAGFVRVDATLNSLSHSQVFAAGDIACLEGQERSKAGVYAVRQGGVLAANLRRRLLGSSLRRYHAQPAHLVIAGTGDGRAVAARGALSLYGRWVWRWKRWIDRRFVQRFSRLPEPMAPGGGVLPRILQPEAPEPMRCTGCGSKLGAGLLDRVLARLPRQGESNLLLGVGDDAAVVRVTEPELILSVDGFPSMLSDPYRFGRILAHHCLNDLIAMGGRGRYALACASVPLMSEAMMEEDLHALLLGALEVLNRHGVFLVGGHSHEGADLTLTLTLTGDMDGQAILTRAGLRDGDALILTKALGSGVLLAANRRGRVSGRLLHTALKQMEQSNADALPVLRAEGVSALTDVSGFGLLGHLAEMLTASGTGVRLAAQQVPLLPGALELIGGGIRSSLHTQNQKVLDRFRLSPQISQDIRSLLVDPQTSGGLLAAVPEANAARCLQALREAGFTAAARIGTVAPAAWEVTAL; encoded by the coding sequence GTGAGCACGGTACCCGCACTCCGTGATCTGGTACTGGTGGGTGGTGGCCATGCGCATGTCGAGGTACTGCGCCGGTTTGGTATGCGCCCGCAACCCGGTGTGCGACTCACCCTCATTTCACGTGAAACACTCACGCCCTATTCGGGGATGCTGCCCGGTCTTATCGCCGGCCAGTATGCCCACGATGACATCCACATCGATCTGGTGCCGCTCGCAGCGTTTGCGGGGGCGCGCTTCATTGCGGATGAACTGGTCGCTCTGAATCTGCAGACCAACCGGATCGAACTTGCCGCACACCCGGCGCTGCGTTTCGATCTGCTGTCACTCAATACGGGTGCCATTCCTGCAACCACTGGCGCATTTGGCACCCGTGTAAAGCCGATCGGCCGCTTTCTGCCTGAGCTCGAGCAGATTCGAACAGCGGCTGCAGCGGGCGATACGCTGGCTGTGGTGGGTGGGGGAGCCGGTGGTGTGGAACTGATCCTGGCGTTGCGCCAGTTGCTTCCCCGGGCCGTGCGTCTTGTGCTGGTCACGGATCGGCTGCTGCCGGGCCTGCCCGGGCGTGTGGTGCGCAGGTTGAGCGGCATACTGAGCAGTCGCGGAATCGAAGTCCTGCAGGGATTTCGAGTGATCGCAACTTCGGCTGCCCGGCTCGAAGCGGAAGACGGCAGATCTCTCGAATTCGATCATCTGCTTTGGGTGACCGGGGTCGCCGCGCCTGGATGGGCACGCAGTGCCGGGCTGGCCACCGACGACGCCGGTTTTGTGCGGGTCGATGCCACGCTGAACTCTCTCTCCCACTCCCAGGTATTCGCTGCCGGTGATATCGCCTGTCTCGAAGGCCAGGAACGATCGAAGGCTGGTGTGTATGCCGTGCGTCAGGGCGGTGTGCTGGCCGCCAACCTGCGGCGGCGCCTCCTCGGCAGCAGCCTGCGCCGCTATCACGCTCAGCCGGCACATCTGGTGATTGCCGGCACGGGTGATGGGCGCGCGGTGGCTGCCCGGGGCGCTTTGTCCCTTTACGGCCGCTGGGTCTGGCGATGGAAGCGCTGGATAGATCGCCGTTTCGTACAACGCTTCAGCCGGCTTCCGGAACCGATGGCGCCTGGAGGGGGGGTGCTGCCGCGAATCCTGCAGCCCGAAGCGCCGGAGCCCATGCGCTGCACTGGTTGTGGATCAAAGCTCGGCGCCGGTCTTCTGGATCGGGTGCTCGCCCGGCTGCCGCGGCAGGGAGAATCGAACCTGCTGCTGGGTGTGGGGGACGACGCTGCCGTCGTGCGGGTTACCGAACCGGAACTGATACTGAGCGTGGACGGCTTTCCGAGCATGCTGTCGGACCCCTACCGGTTTGGCCGCATCCTGGCCCACCACTGTCTGAACGATCTGATCGCGATGGGCGGCAGGGGCAGGTATGCGCTCGCCTGCGCGAGCGTTCCCCTGATGTCGGAAGCCATGATGGAAGAGGACCTGCATGCTCTGTTGCTCGGTGCTCTGGAAGTGCTCAACCGGCACGGTGTATTTCTGGTGGGTGGTCATTCCCACGAAGGCGCCGACCTTACCCTGACTCTGACCCTCACCGGCGATATGGACGGCCAGGCAATCCTGACCCGTGCAGGACTGCGCGATGGGGATGCCCTGATTCTCACCAAGGCTCTGGGCTCAGGCGTGCTGCTGGCGGCCAACCGGCGCGGGCGTGTGTCCGGCCGTCTACTCCATACCGCTCTCAAACAGATGGAGCAGTCCAATGCGGACGCACTCCCGGTGCTCAGGGCCGAGGGTGTCAGTGCCCTCACCGATGTATCCGGTTTTGGATTGCTGGGGCATCTTGCCGAGATGCTCACCGCGTCCGGTACCGGTGTGCGGCTTGCGGCACAACAGGTGCCCCTGCTCCCCGGCGCCCTCGAACTGATCGGCGGGGGTATTCGCAGTTCCCTGCATACCCAGAATCAGAAGGTGCTCGATCGCTTCCGCTTATCCCCACAGATTTCCCAGGACATCCGCAGCCTGCTGGTGGATCCTCAGACCTCCGGTGGACTGCTGGCGGCGGTGCCCGAAGCCAATGCGGCACGCTGCCTGCAGGCTCTCAGGGAAGCGGGGTTTACCGCTGCAGCCCGCATCGGAACCGTCGCCCCGGCTGCCTGGGAAGTCACCGCCCTATGA
- a CDS encoding DsbA family protein yields MTDPMCSWCWGMSAAVEEAVHVLAGEVAFDLLLGGINTHGSQPIGEYGRRHLLHIWREVRATTGQEFGMVVPRGLIYNSTLACIAIEAVRRRHGRPPFGFLHRLQQCLFVEGRDISRADVLARIAEEFEWPAAEFLEALNSTELHSRVKSQFASSRGYGTSALPSVLIEQQGRRRLLFGGYADSPTMIELIRAAAVPDDEGPEV; encoded by the coding sequence GTGACAGACCCGATGTGTTCCTGGTGCTGGGGCATGTCGGCTGCCGTCGAAGAAGCTGTCCATGTTCTGGCTGGCGAAGTGGCCTTCGACCTGCTCCTGGGCGGCATAAACACCCACGGCAGTCAGCCGATAGGCGAGTACGGACGACGACATCTGCTGCACATCTGGCGTGAAGTCAGGGCCACCACCGGCCAGGAATTCGGCATGGTGGTACCCCGTGGACTGATCTACAACAGCACACTGGCCTGCATCGCGATTGAAGCCGTGCGCAGAAGACACGGGCGACCACCATTCGGTTTTCTGCACCGGCTGCAGCAGTGCCTGTTTGTAGAGGGGCGGGACATCAGCAGGGCGGATGTGCTGGCCCGGATTGCGGAAGAATTCGAATGGCCAGCGGCAGAGTTCCTCGAAGCCCTCAACAGTACCGAACTCCACAGTCGGGTAAAGTCGCAATTCGCCTCATCGCGAGGCTACGGCACCAGTGCCCTGCCGAGTGTGCTGATCGAACAGCAGGGAAGACGACGCCTGCTGTTTGGCGGCTACGCGGATTCGCCCACCATGATCGAGCTGATTCGTGCCGCTGCAGTCCCTGACGACGAAGGCCCTGAAGTCTGA